In Sulfuracidifex metallicus DSM 6482 = JCM 9184, a single window of DNA contains:
- a CDS encoding 7-cyano-7-deazaguanine synthase: protein MCSVTGVILLNSLKYKEVERKLVQVLKKAEDRGRDSFGVISVRKDGSTIHSKSLGKPSDNEEKLRDVIDIETSLVVANNRAEPTTEYVKLKGENDVQPFEGERYIVSHNGVIANDKELEVKYSLERKSSIDTSVIPPLLDKLWDGKLETLPDIINQIKGSFAFIIADKKQPDKLFIVQNFKPVYMAYDYALEAVFFSSLDDFLDEDPFYPMNMRKLDPYSIIEVTNKKQLRKVDLQSTKNQRRVLVIASGGLDSTVAATKLLKEGYDVTLLHFNYHHKAEEKERESVREISRFLNVELIEVDTDLFKLVGNTTLLKEGGEIVKDRGGISGAEFAHEWVPARNLIFLSVALAIAESKGFSYVATGINLEESGAYPDNEMEFNRLFDRMSPYATGPNRKVRVLMPVGNLMKREIVRLGVEIGAPLHLTWSCYEGGNKHCGKCGPCFMRKEAFRINGLVDPIEYDA from the coding sequence ATGTGTAGTGTAACTGGAGTCATACTGCTAAATTCTCTTAAGTATAAAGAAGTAGAAAGGAAACTAGTTCAAGTATTAAAGAAAGCCGAAGATAGAGGTAGAGATAGTTTTGGAGTAATTTCAGTGCGGAAAGATGGATCGACAATTCATTCAAAGTCACTGGGAAAGCCCTCCGATAATGAGGAAAAATTACGCGATGTAATTGACATTGAAACCTCTCTTGTAGTGGCTAACAATAGAGCGGAGCCAACTACCGAGTACGTGAAATTAAAAGGCGAAAATGACGTTCAGCCTTTCGAAGGTGAAAGGTACATAGTATCCCATAACGGAGTGATAGCTAATGACAAGGAGCTTGAGGTTAAATATTCCCTTGAAAGGAAGTCCAGCATTGATACTTCTGTAATTCCGCCTTTATTGGACAAACTTTGGGACGGTAAGCTAGAGACCTTGCCCGACATAATTAACCAGATAAAGGGAAGTTTTGCGTTCATTATTGCTGACAAGAAACAACCAGATAAGCTGTTCATAGTACAGAACTTTAAGCCAGTTTATATGGCTTACGACTACGCCTTAGAGGCAGTTTTCTTTTCTTCTCTTGACGATTTCCTAGATGAGGATCCTTTTTACCCAATGAATATGAGAAAACTGGATCCTTATTCCATAATTGAGGTAACTAATAAGAAACAATTAAGGAAGGTAGACTTGCAATCTACTAAAAATCAAAGAAGAGTGTTAGTTATAGCTAGTGGAGGACTTGATTCCACCGTGGCCGCAACCAAATTGCTTAAGGAAGGATACGATGTAACCTTACTTCACTTTAATTATCATCATAAAGCTGAGGAAAAGGAGAGGGAATCTGTTCGTGAGATCTCTCGGTTTCTTAACGTCGAATTGATAGAAGTAGATACTGACCTTTTCAAGTTAGTTGGTAATACCACTCTACTTAAGGAAGGAGGTGAGATAGTGAAGGATAGAGGTGGCATTTCTGGAGCCGAGTTCGCCCATGAGTGGGTTCCCGCTAGAAATCTAATTTTCCTCTCTGTAGCACTGGCTATAGCTGAAAGTAAGGGTTTCTCTTACGTTGCAACTGGGATAAACTTAGAGGAATCGGGTGCTTATCCAGATAACGAAATGGAGTTCAATAGGCTGTTTGATCGCATGTCTCCTTACGCTACTGGTCCGAACAGAAAGGTAAGAGTTCTAATGCCGGTAGGAAATCTAATGAAGAGAGAAATAGTCAGGTTAGGAGTTGAGATAGGAGCTCCTTTACACTTAACATGGAGTTGCTATGAAGGAGGAAATAAACATTGCGGAAAATGCGGACCGTGCTTTATGAGGAAGGAAGCATTTAGGATAAACGGTTTAGTCGATCCTATAGAATACGATGCATAA
- a CDS encoding DEAD/DEAH box helicase gives MEGHENDVLTDVSKALSSFNAKIIHIYTETALDPDFGQGIDSLKISQTLKNALKQEGIYRLYKYQGETIERILKGDNIMVISGTGTGKTEAFLIPILEMAIKGERSTLVYPSKALSRDQLKRISRLADKVNVRARVFDGDTAPKERKEIVEDPPEILVTNPDMIHVGLALSDRYSYLLREASHFVFDEIHVYEGVMGSHLRWISERIRFDRELQIIASSATVGGSVYLFKELFGLENGDLIVGTKRRKGIAFHALIDSNGASRWTLAAFLGAYLARKGMRTIIFVDSQQMAEVTAKITERFHANFEVHRAGTEKEYRLSVEEKLREGKIDGVVATPTLELGIDIGSIDCVIMAADPPSFTKYIQRAGRAGRRNRTAYIFTILGDSPMDSYYLRNGPEFFKRELLPIPFDPSNTEVAKAHLLGLLLEKRVLREEDLSDVWKKVLPELEKDGYLKRKNGFVFSTTLTRSKFLESSLRSSGKIVSAFAGKRKVGERELPVALYEFYPGGIYLSSKRAYLVKSLDLGKMNAQLEESKITDSYTKPIYTVDIKDFKKIKDKKVLNMSVIYGEIEVNEIVTGYAVYSMSGKDKPRKEVFYDEPIMFSYRTKGLYITHPITEWMNSIEDGIKAFHATEHVLISAARLVAGSSQTDLSGVSYPSGHVAIYDSSIGGNGVSMLLYDRLESAYEIAKDITGNCTCEDGCPKCVYSPYCGNNNRMLSRKLSYRLISELLYKENEVKPSDKWGSPVV, from the coding sequence GTGGAGGGTCACGAAAATGACGTACTAACAGATGTAAGCAAGGCACTTTCCTCTTTCAATGCTAAGATAATTCACATCTACACTGAGACCGCTTTAGATCCGGACTTTGGTCAGGGCATTGATTCGTTAAAAATTTCACAGACGTTAAAGAACGCTTTAAAGCAGGAAGGAATTTACAGACTTTACAAGTACCAAGGCGAAACAATAGAACGCATACTTAAAGGAGACAATATAATGGTAATTTCTGGGACTGGGACAGGAAAAACTGAGGCTTTCCTTATACCTATTTTGGAGATGGCAATTAAGGGAGAAAGATCTACTTTGGTCTATCCTTCTAAGGCATTATCAAGAGATCAACTTAAGAGAATATCCAGGCTAGCCGATAAAGTTAACGTTAGGGCTAGAGTTTTCGATGGCGACACTGCGCCAAAGGAAAGGAAGGAAATAGTTGAAGATCCTCCGGAAATCTTGGTAACAAATCCAGATATGATTCACGTTGGGCTCGCACTAAGCGATCGCTACTCTTACCTTCTGAGAGAAGCTTCTCATTTCGTGTTTGATGAAATTCACGTCTATGAAGGAGTGATGGGCTCCCATTTAAGGTGGATATCTGAGAGGATAAGGTTTGACCGTGAACTCCAGATAATAGCTTCCAGTGCTACGGTTGGAGGTTCCGTTTATCTATTTAAGGAGTTATTCGGCTTGGAAAATGGAGACCTCATAGTTGGGACTAAAAGGAGAAAAGGGATAGCCTTTCACGCCTTGATAGACAGCAATGGGGCAAGCAGGTGGACTCTAGCTGCATTTCTAGGTGCCTACCTAGCAAGGAAAGGAATGAGAACCATAATCTTTGTGGACTCTCAACAAATGGCAGAGGTTACTGCAAAGATAACTGAAAGATTTCACGCCAACTTCGAGGTGCACAGAGCTGGAACAGAAAAGGAGTATAGACTCTCCGTAGAGGAAAAGCTGAGAGAAGGAAAAATAGATGGTGTCGTGGCCACGCCCACATTGGAACTAGGAATTGACATAGGGTCGATAGACTGCGTAATTATGGCTGCGGATCCTCCCTCATTTACCAAGTATATACAAAGAGCTGGTAGGGCAGGTAGAAGGAATAGAACTGCTTACATTTTCACCATACTGGGAGATAGCCCGATGGACTCGTATTACCTTAGAAATGGGCCAGAGTTCTTTAAGCGAGAGCTATTGCCCATTCCTTTTGATCCTTCAAATACAGAGGTGGCTAAAGCTCACTTACTTGGCTTATTACTAGAAAAGAGGGTACTCAGGGAGGAAGACCTATCTGACGTATGGAAGAAAGTTTTACCAGAGTTAGAGAAGGACGGATACTTAAAACGTAAAAATGGGTTCGTGTTTTCTACTACTCTAACCAGATCAAAATTCTTGGAGAGCTCTCTGAGAAGTTCTGGGAAGATAGTATCTGCCTTTGCAGGTAAAAGAAAAGTGGGGGAAAGGGAACTACCTGTAGCTTTGTATGAGTTCTACCCAGGGGGAATATATCTATCATCTAAGAGAGCTTACTTAGTTAAGTCGTTAGATCTAGGTAAAATGAACGCCCAGCTTGAAGAATCGAAAATAACAGATTCTTATACTAAACCTATTTATACAGTAGATATCAAGGATTTTAAGAAAATAAAAGACAAAAAGGTGCTAAACATGAGCGTAATATATGGTGAGATAGAGGTAAACGAAATTGTAACCGGCTATGCAGTTTACTCGATGTCAGGAAAGGATAAGCCCAGAAAAGAGGTATTTTATGATGAGCCTATCATGTTTTCTTATAGAACTAAAGGCCTTTATATTACGCATCCTATTACAGAATGGATGAACAGCATAGAGGACGGAATAAAGGCGTTCCATGCAACCGAACACGTTCTCATTTCAGCTGCCAGGTTAGTAGCTGGATCTTCACAGACTGATCTGTCTGGTGTTTCTTATCCGAGCGGTCATGTTGCAATATATGATTCGTCAATTGGAGGAAACGGAGTATCTATGCTCCTATATGATAGACTTGAATCCGCCTACGAAATAGCCAAGGATATAACGGGAAATTGTACTTGTGAAGATGGATGTCCGAAATGTGTGTATAGCCCTTATTGCGGAAATAACAACAGAATGCTTTCAAGGAAACTGTCCTATAGATTAATAAGCGAGCTACTCTATAAGGAGAACGAAGTTAAGCCTTCAGACAAATGGGGGTCCCCGGTGGTATAA
- a CDS encoding 4Fe-4S dicluster domain-containing protein, translating to MYEEFVFSTISPSKKGRPPSSVINFSEDLQIPVNSVPRFEMFRGTEGDIVINMNGYSGIRDLGDKIEVKAGTTWKEVLKDYNVEVYGNLDFTVGGTLFFDDPIFGMNEFSSFSNKVEVEAINGSVYHGKYTGGIPVKVIIKKENKNLIWKEWKGNISSLISRIKSWYSNRLPVFRDVSLVKDKEGVRILASYPEAREILVKPFMEGSETSVPFYDKIYSRLYYEGELPFESISLLESALEVAEFAVVRVRRDKVAFSISSMNKIVGLPGVKYSIEDSLFNGCVLCGACVSVCPHGEQRGNNIAFTPLGFYVMQSEGMGSKVANCHLCGNCMSQCPVKLDIVDDLRKFIVPMYKQTNTKLEINELRKNINIVITPISIDLYQYALRALSFLSDKGLDVGLMYLNVNVNSLIKGDPDLDFLNNELAGVTDLITLTPEDHYYLHILKARRVIQIEFLGNMLLKEFPELTKGKSVHIPCLLKNHPSMEHEIGKCSKVFLDKVNGEGTTDKLKADLTLCPLTSISLGIPSILDLALPQLPDLNSIIKQIQENITKSSENTREILDDLTWFDGLDEGLVKDFKEKIIKSSFKNVPQSLLKLIYIYSPILQRNPENYKVIEEIKNAIVK from the coding sequence GTGTACGAAGAGTTCGTGTTTTCCACGATTTCTCCGTCTAAAAAGGGTAGACCTCCATCAAGCGTTATAAACTTCAGCGAAGACTTGCAAATACCTGTTAATTCGGTTCCCAGATTTGAAATGTTTAGAGGAACAGAAGGTGATATAGTAATAAACATGAACGGTTATTCTGGTATTAGAGATTTAGGAGATAAGATCGAGGTGAAGGCTGGAACTACATGGAAGGAAGTATTAAAAGATTACAATGTTGAGGTCTACGGTAACTTAGACTTCACCGTAGGTGGTACACTTTTCTTTGACGATCCTATATTTGGAATGAACGAGTTCTCTAGCTTTTCCAATAAGGTAGAAGTGGAAGCCATTAATGGATCCGTCTATCATGGAAAGTATACAGGCGGTATTCCTGTAAAAGTGATAATTAAAAAGGAAAACAAGAATTTAATCTGGAAAGAATGGAAAGGTAACATTTCGTCTCTAATTTCAAGGATCAAGAGTTGGTACAGTAACAGACTCCCTGTGTTTAGGGATGTGTCTCTAGTAAAAGACAAGGAAGGTGTTAGAATTCTTGCTTCATATCCTGAGGCTAGAGAAATTTTAGTTAAACCTTTCATGGAGGGAAGTGAAACGTCAGTTCCGTTCTATGACAAGATTTACTCTAGGCTATATTATGAAGGAGAACTTCCTTTTGAGAGTATTTCGTTACTTGAGTCTGCATTAGAAGTAGCTGAATTTGCAGTAGTGAGAGTCAGAAGGGATAAGGTAGCATTCTCTATATCTAGTATGAACAAGATAGTAGGCTTACCCGGCGTCAAGTATTCAATAGAGGATTCCTTGTTCAACGGTTGCGTACTATGTGGTGCATGTGTAAGCGTATGCCCGCACGGAGAACAGAGAGGAAATAACATAGCTTTTACGCCCTTAGGTTTTTACGTAATGCAGAGTGAAGGCATGGGAAGTAAGGTAGCAAATTGCCATTTATGCGGCAACTGTATGAGTCAGTGCCCAGTAAAGTTGGACATAGTAGACGACTTAAGAAAGTTCATAGTTCCAATGTATAAACAGACAAACACTAAACTTGAGATAAATGAACTAAGAAAGAACATTAATATTGTAATTACTCCAATTTCTATAGATTTATATCAGTATGCATTACGTGCATTATCTTTTTTATCAGATAAAGGACTCGACGTAGGGCTGATGTATCTTAACGTCAATGTCAACTCTCTAATCAAGGGAGATCCAGATCTGGATTTTCTTAACAATGAATTAGCCGGAGTGACCGACCTGATTACATTGACCCCTGAAGACCATTATTATCTACATATACTGAAAGCGAGAAGAGTCATACAAATAGAATTTCTAGGAAATATGCTTCTCAAGGAATTCCCAGAGTTAACCAAGGGGAAATCTGTCCATATACCTTGTTTATTAAAGAATCATCCTTCCATGGAGCATGAAATCGGAAAATGTAGTAAAGTTTTTCTCGACAAGGTTAACGGAGAAGGAACAACCGATAAGCTGAAAGCCGATCTAACGTTATGCCCTTTAACTTCAATTTCCCTTGGAATTCCCTCAATTTTAGATCTAGCATTGCCTCAGTTACCTGATCTTAACAGCATTATTAAGCAAATACAAGAAAATATAACAAAATCTAGTGAAAACACTAGAGAAATACTTGACGACTTAACTTGGTTTGATGGTCTAGATGAAGGGTTAGTGAAAGACTTTAAGGAAAAGATCATAAAATCAAGTTTCAAGAATGTTCCGCAGAGTTTATTGAAGTTAATATATATATATTCCCCTATATTGCAACGCAACCCAGAAAATTACAAAGTTATAGAAGAAATAAAAAATGCAATTGTTAAGTAG
- a CDS encoding molybdenum cofactor biosynthesis protein B has translation MSHSHKEHREHAPKEVSFFVITVSSSRYSKMQRKEPVIDESGDVAKDLIIKSGNKIIGYSLVPDNKLLILKAVVDAILNDKVDVVVTSGGTGFTPSDITVETLRGIFDREVEGFGQVFRNLSLEQPEVKSASYLSKATAGIINGKVIYVLPGSPDAVKLAMEQLIIPEVGHLLYLIRSTT, from the coding sequence ATATCGCATTCTCATAAGGAACACCGGGAGCATGCACCGAAGGAGGTCAGTTTCTTTGTAATCACCGTTAGCTCGTCAAGGTATTCTAAAATGCAGAGGAAGGAGCCAGTTATAGACGAGTCAGGAGACGTAGCTAAGGACTTGATTATAAAGTCAGGCAATAAGATAATTGGGTATTCATTAGTTCCTGATAATAAATTACTGATTCTAAAGGCTGTAGTGGATGCTATTTTAAATGATAAAGTAGATGTTGTGGTAACAAGCGGAGGCACGGGTTTCACTCCATCAGATATAACTGTTGAGACATTAAGGGGAATTTTCGATAGGGAAGTGGAAGGTTTCGGGCAAGTATTCCGTAATTTAAGTTTGGAGCAGCCTGAGGTAAAGAGTGCATCTTACTTGTCTAAAGCAACTGCAGGTATTATCAATGGTAAGGTAATATACGTTTTGCCTGGCTCTCCTGACGCTGTTAAGTTAGCTATGGAGCAATTAATAATACCTGAAGTAGGTCATTTACTATATTTAATAAGGTCTACTACTTAA
- a CDS encoding FAD-dependent oxidoreductase — MKIGIVGGGIVGSSLFRILSEKHQVKVLDPKVKTQFPTLIHSMLLKGMDVQLAFKSREIYDKYKIERYPFKSYTLGKVDSSILSLWENYGVSIKETEVNWIGEKAIEAQGGDSLVNIKQLTDIPKEQNKVKIELKENIARVFANGRELTREFDTFILSAGSWNSNIVIGEKIPLKPYYCWATVMKGPRQLDKFIVYDYILGFYSRPLLGIGSPLFIAGDGDIIEMEPPEDGILRRPEIKDMELVISRIRTRFTARMIYISGNMCEGTPDMKPVYGRIKDNLYIVAGLNGYGAEVGPGLALLTAQFIEKGEEVKEYLIDRFRGIRDFSLGKEPHEL, encoded by the coding sequence TTGAAGATAGGTATAGTAGGAGGAGGAATAGTAGGTAGCTCCTTGTTTAGAATACTCTCAGAGAAGCACCAAGTGAAGGTCTTAGACCCTAAAGTGAAAACACAGTTTCCCACATTAATTCACTCTATGTTATTGAAAGGAATGGATGTACAGTTAGCTTTCAAGTCAAGAGAAATATATGATAAATACAAAATTGAGAGGTATCCTTTCAAGTCTTACACTTTAGGTAAAGTTGATAGCTCAATTCTCTCCCTGTGGGAAAACTACGGTGTTTCAATAAAGGAAACTGAAGTAAATTGGATAGGAGAAAAGGCGATAGAAGCTCAAGGAGGAGATTCTTTAGTTAACATTAAGCAACTTACTGATATACCAAAAGAACAGAATAAAGTAAAAATTGAACTCAAAGAGAATATAGCTAGGGTTTTTGCAAATGGAAGAGAATTAACTAGAGAGTTTGACACATTCATACTTTCAGCGGGAAGCTGGAACTCAAATATCGTAATAGGAGAGAAGATTCCTCTGAAACCTTATTATTGCTGGGCCACAGTCATGAAAGGACCTAGGCAGTTGGATAAATTCATAGTGTATGATTATATATTGGGATTCTATTCTAGGCCCTTGTTAGGAATAGGGTCTCCATTATTCATAGCGGGAGACGGAGACATAATAGAGATGGAGCCTCCTGAAGACGGGATTTTGAGGCGACCAGAAATCAAGGACATGGAGCTTGTCATCTCTAGAATAAGGACCAGATTTACGGCTAGAATGATATACATTTCCGGAAACATGTGCGAGGGAACTCCTGACATGAAACCTGTATACGGAAGGATAAAGGATAACTTGTACATAGTGGCAGGACTCAACGGATATGGAGCGGAAGTAGGACCTGGTCTAGCGCTACTTACCGCCCAATTCATAGAAAAAGGAGAGGAAGTAAAAGAATACTTAATTGATAGATTTAGAGGGATAAGGGACTTCTCTTTAGGCAAGGAACCACATGAACTTTAA
- a CDS encoding phosphatidate cytidylyltransferase translates to MLGNLLTFADIGWGVSLALWVVFVTIVISKYVAKRTTIYVARKAIHMLGGGFVAIISPFVFSSPLMPIIDSYLLMGVLLYVKLRKKEFNWFQEHGNYGEVFFTFSFGTLLLIMWVIEPMYWFSKDVFIAILPLIFMSFGDGITGIIRNYIYKRRVKGFWGSIGMLIFCTIAGYLVFSIPGLIAGIVATAVEVFPLIDDNLTIPFSSFLVLYLLIKVV, encoded by the coding sequence ATGTTAGGAAACTTACTGACATTCGCCGATATTGGATGGGGAGTTAGTCTTGCTCTATGGGTTGTATTTGTGACCATTGTTATTTCAAAATATGTCGCAAAGAGGACCACAATTTACGTGGCTAGGAAAGCTATACATATGCTGGGAGGCGGATTTGTAGCTATTATATCCCCTTTTGTATTCTCTTCTCCTCTTATGCCTATAATAGATTCGTATTTGTTAATGGGAGTGCTACTTTACGTGAAGTTAAGGAAAAAGGAATTTAACTGGTTTCAAGAGCATGGAAATTACGGTGAAGTTTTCTTCACATTCTCCTTCGGAACCTTGCTTCTTATAATGTGGGTTATTGAACCAATGTATTGGTTCTCTAAGGATGTATTCATAGCAATCTTGCCCTTGATTTTCATGTCTTTCGGGGATGGAATAACTGGGATAATAAGGAATTACATTTACAAGAGGAGAGTCAAAGGATTCTGGGGTTCTATAGGGATGTTGATATTTTGTACCATTGCCGGTTATCTTGTATTCTCCATCCCTGGGCTAATAGCAGGAATAGTTGCAACTGCAGTTGAAGTCTTTCCTTTGATAGACGATAATCTAACTATTCCTTTCTCCTCCTTCTTAGTACTTTACCTTCTGATAAAGGTAGTCTGA